TGCAAGACGCGGTGGTCTCGATCTTCCCCGCGCCACCGGTGGATGGCCTGGGCAGCGCGGGCGGCTTCAAATTCATCGTCGAAGACCGCTCCGACAGTGGCCCGGATGCCATTCAAGCGGCGGCCAATGCGATGATCGCCGAATCGACCAAAGACCCCGGAGTGAGTGCCGCCTTCACGCAATATCGCTCGGCGGTGCCGCAGTTGTATGCCGAGATTGACCGCATGAAGTGCAAGCAACTCGGGGTGCAACTTTCGGATGTCTTCAACACCCTGCAAGTGTTCCTGGGTGGATCGTATGTCAACGACTTCAACCGCTTCGGACGCACCTGGCAGGTGAATCTGCAAGCCGATGCCAAATATCGGGTTACGGCCGATTACGTCAAGCGGCTGAAAGTCCGCAACGACAAAGGCGACATGGTGCTGTTGGGGGCGCTGGCTCGCATCGAAGATACGACCGGGCCAGTGATGGTCCAACGCTATAACATGTATCCGTCGGCGTCGATCAACGGCAGTCTCGCGGCGGGCACCAGCACCGGCGATGGCATCCGCGTCATCGTCACCGCGGCGGAAAAAGCCCTGCCACGCGGCATGACTTACGAGTGGACGGAACTCTTCTACCTGCAACAACTGGAAGGCAGTTCCGCGATTTACGCCTTCGTCGGGGCGGTGCTGCTGGTGTTTTTGGTGCTGGCGGCCCAGTATGAAAGCTGGTCGCTGCCGATGTCGATTCTGCTGGTGGTGCCCATGTGCGTGCTGTCGGCGATCATCGGCATTCGCGCAGTCGGGTTGGACATCAACATCTTCGTGCAGGTGGGGTTGATCGTGCTGATCGGCCTGGCCGCGAAGAATGCGATTCTGATTGTCGAATTTGCGCAACAACAACGCCACGAAGGACTTGGGTTGAAAGACGCGACTCTGAAGGCGGTGGAGATGCGCTTGCGACCGATCGTCATGACCAGCTTCGCGTTCATCTTGGGCGTGGTGCCGCTGGTGGTGGCCGAAGGTGCCGGTGCCGAAATGCGGAAAACGCTGGGCATCGCCGTGTTTAGCGGCATGTTGGGGGTGACGATCTTCGGCATCTTCCTGACGCCGGTGTTCTACTATTTCATCTCGCGGATCAACGGAGTGCCAGCCAATACGCCGACGACTCCGACGCCGAGTGATGCCGACTCCCCACCGACGCCGCCGATGACTCCACCGAGCGCGGCGGAGCCGAAACCGATGTCGCCGCCCCACGCCGGGCACTAATCGATTCTCAGGAACAACCCGTCGCCCCGATTCCGACGAATGCCCAACATTTTTCGGGATCGGGGGAATTTCCTCTTGCGGATTTCCATTGTTTCTGGTCCGATGCCTGAGTACGATAGTGATGTCGCTTTTGTTTCACGACCGATTTTCGTGTGCCCCATGATGTTGTCGCTGCCACTACTGGACCTACTCGACCTCCGACTCGGTGGTCCCGGTCCCGTCATGCGTTGAGCGACCCGCACACATGCAAGACTGGCCCTGGGATCCAAATGGTCTCAGGGTTTTTCTATTTCGGGAGATACGGTTCCGATGAGCGTTCCCAGTGATCCCAACCGGCTGATCATTTTCGATACCACGCTGCGCGACGGCGAACAAAGCCCCGGCTGCAGCATGAACCTCCAAGAAAAGCTGGAAATGGCTCATGCGCTCAAGGCGCTCGGTGTCGATGTCATCGAGGCGGGTTTCCCGATTGCCTCACCCGGCGACTTTATCTCCGTGCAAGCGATTGCCCGCGAAGTGCATGGCCCGGTGATCGCGGGTTTGGCCCGCTGCAACCCGGCGGATATCGACCGCGCCGGCGAAGCACTCCGCGACGCGGAACGCTCCCGAATTCACGTCTTCTTGGCAACCAGCGCCATCCACCGCGAATTCAAGCTGAAAATGACCCCCGCGGAAATCGTCACCCGCGCCGTGGAAGGCATCAAACGCGCCAAGCAGTACACCGACGATATCGAATTTTCCCCCGAAGACGCCGCCCGAACCGAATTGGACTTCCTGGCCGAAGTCTGCGAGCGAGCCGTCGAAGCCGGTGCCACCACGTTGAATATCCCCGACACGGTCGGCTACGCGGTGCCCGAACACTACGCACGCATCATTCGCCACCTGAAAACGCATGTTCGCGGGGTGGAAAAAGTCGTGCTGAGCGTCCACTGCCACAACGACTTGGGCTTGGCCGTCGCCAACTCCCTGGCCGCGCTCCAAGAAGGCGCCCGCCAGGTGGAATGTACCATCAACGGCATCGGCGAACGCGCGGGCAATTGTGCCCTGGAAGAAATCGTCATGGCCCTGCGCACCCGGCAGGATTACTTCGGCCTGACGACCGGCATCAACACCCGACTGCTGTTCCCCACCAGCCGCAAGCTCACCCACGTCACCGGCATGCAGGTGCAGCGCAACAAGGCCATCGTGGGGCAAAACGCCTTCGCACACGAGGCGGGCATCCACCAAGACGGTATGCTCAAGGAACGCAGCACCTACGAAATCATGAAGCCGGAAGATGTCGGCATCACCAAGACCGAACTGGTGCTGGGCAAGCATTCCGGTCGCCATGCCTTGCGATCCAAGGTCATCGAATTGGGTTACCATCTCGATGATTCGCAATTGCAGCAAGTCTTTGATGCCTTCAAAGGCTTGGCCGACCGCAAGAAGCATATCTACGATGCGGACATTGAAGCCCTCGTGGAATCGCAATTGCACGCCGGCACCGGCACCGCTCCGCTGTGGACGCTGGAAGCCTTCACCTGCAACGCGGGCACCGGCACCCTGCCCTCTGCCGCCGTCGCGCTGTGGCACCAAAACGGCAACATCATCCGCGATTCCGCCACCGGCGATGGCCCAGTCGATGCCCTGTTCAAGACCATCGAACGCATCACCGGCATCGACGTGGAATTGCTCGATTACCGCATCCGCAGCGTCACCGTGGGCGAAGATGCGCAAGGCGAAGCCACCGTGGAAGTCTCCTACCAAGGCCGCAAACTGTCCGCCCGCGCCGTCAGCACGGACATTATCGAAGCCTCCGCGTTGGCCTTCCTGGAGACGATCAATCGCATTCTGTTACGCAAAGTCAACGACCGACTGAAGCCCACCGACGATGTCCCGCAAGAGTTGGTGCCCAACACGGAAACCACCGCCGGCACCACTCCCACGCCAACCGCGTGATGGCCCATCGTCGCGCCGTCCCTTCGCAAGCACCGCCGAGGAATCGAGCCACCCTCGATTCCGCCAGGCGGATCGTCTCCAACTCGCATTGCCCCACGATGTCGTCATTCCATTCCCACGAACGCATGATCCCTCGAATGCCAACCTGAGCACTCGAGTGTGAGTCGCTCCAACTCCAAGCCGAGTCGCGGTTCCTTCGGCAAAATCGGGAATGCGGGCGATCGCGTTTCTTGGGGAATCTCGGTTGCGGGATGGCGTGGGTAGTCGGTATAACCGAACTCCCGTCTGCCTGTTCGCCGGGACTCGGAGGGAGACTTTCCATGCGCTGCACGTTATCCGTTGAACGACTCGAACTCCGCGAAACTCCGGCGGTCAATATCCTATTCGATTATTCATACGATTCCTTGGGATTCTTCGACGATCCGACCCGACGCGAAGTCATGGAGGCCATCGGGCAGCAAGTCGGCGAATTGCTCAACGATTTTTTGCCCGCGGTCAGCTTCAACCCCGCGTTGCCGCAAAATACGTGGTCGATTAACTTTCCGAATCCATCGTCCACCTCGCAATCGGTGACCATCCAGAATCCGACGATTCCGGAAAATACGCTGATTGTCTACGTCGGCGGAGCAAACATCGATTCCGCGGGTTTGGCCGGGCCGGGTGGGTTGAACGTCTCCGGCTCGCCCGATTGGGTCGATTACGTCTTCACGCGCGGCACCCCCGGTGCGAATGGCACCCCGGCCACCGATTACGCGCCGTGGGGCGGAACGATTCGCTTTAACCCCAGTATCAACTGGTACTTCGGACTCGACCCCGATGGGTTGAACGGGAGTCTGACCGACTTCTACACCGTCGCCACGCACGAGCTATTTCATGTGCTGG
This DNA window, taken from Tuwongella immobilis, encodes the following:
- a CDS encoding 2-isopropylmalate synthase, whose translation is MSVPSDPNRLIIFDTTLRDGEQSPGCSMNLQEKLEMAHALKALGVDVIEAGFPIASPGDFISVQAIAREVHGPVIAGLARCNPADIDRAGEALRDAERSRIHVFLATSAIHREFKLKMTPAEIVTRAVEGIKRAKQYTDDIEFSPEDAARTELDFLAEVCERAVEAGATTLNIPDTVGYAVPEHYARIIRHLKTHVRGVEKVVLSVHCHNDLGLAVANSLAALQEGARQVECTINGIGERAGNCALEEIVMALRTRQDYFGLTTGINTRLLFPTSRKLTHVTGMQVQRNKAIVGQNAFAHEAGIHQDGMLKERSTYEIMKPEDVGITKTELVLGKHSGRHALRSKVIELGYHLDDSQLQQVFDAFKGLADRKKHIYDADIEALVESQLHAGTGTAPLWTLEAFTCNAGTGTLPSAAVALWHQNGNIIRDSATGDGPVDALFKTIERITGIDVELLDYRIRSVTVGEDAQGEATVEVSYQGRKLSARAVSTDIIEASALAFLETINRILLRKVNDRLKPTDDVPQELVPNTETTAGTTPTPTA